In bacterium, the DNA window ATAACCGCTTCGGGGCACTCGCATTCACCGCTGGGACGACCCGGCTCGAGTAGGACCGATCCTCGAGTCGTTAGGGCCCGGTCACCCGACCCGGCCGCCACTCATCCTACCGGGAGCACGCAGCAACAGTTGCGGAATCCCAATCCACGAGCTGGACTACGGGGGTGATAGCGGAGCGTCTCTGCCGATAACGGGCAGGGCCAAGGACCGCCGGTTTGGCCCGGCCGGGCGTTCAGTGGGGTACGTGAGGATGCCGGCGTCGACGGGAGGCCTGTTGGCGGCTGACGGCGGTGTGATGGAGCGGGGGATCGCCAGACCCACGCCCGGCAGCAGGACCCGAGACCGCGAGGCCGCGCCGTCGGACCGTGCGAGGTTCAACCCGCTAGGCCGACGGCCGCCAGGCCGAGCCTCAGAGCTGCCTCATCCACGTACTCGACCACCGGATCGCCGATGTCGCTTAGCAGCACCATGCGGAGGCCGGTCGCGGTGCGCTTCTTGTCCCGCTGTACGATCCGAAGGATGGCGTCGGAATCGGCGGTGTCGACGCGGGTCGGCAGGCCCAGACGCTCCAGCGGAACCCGCACTCGGGATTCGTCGAACCCGAGGCGGTCAGCGGATACGGCCGCGGCGGCCACCATCCCCACCGCTACCGCGTGGCCGTGGGATAGCCCGCACACCACCTCGATGCCGTGACCAAGGGTATGCCCGAAGTTGAGGATCGCCCGGCGGCCGGTCTCCCGGAAGTCCTCCGACACCACCTCCGCCTTGACCGCCACAGCCCGGCTCACCACCTCGGCCATCGGGAAGGACGGCCCGTGTTCCATGAACAGGTCCACCAGCCTCGGATCGGCGATGAAGCCCGCCTTCACCGCCTCGGCCGATCCTTCCAGCAGGAGCGGCTCCGGGAGCCGGCTCAGCACGTCGAGGCTGATGGCGACCCGGGACGGATGCCAGAAGGATCCGACCAGGTTCTTGCCCATCACGTTGATTCCGGTCTTGCCACCGATGGAGGCATCGACGGCGCCCAGGAGCGTGGTAGGCACCAGGACCGACTCGATACCTCTCAGCCAGGTGGCCGCCACGAACCCGGCCAGGTCGGTCACCGCCCCGCCCCCGACACCCACGATGGCGTCGTGCCTTCCCAGGTTGAGCTCGGCGAGCCGGCTGTAGAGGACGGCCAGCGTGTCGACGGACTTGGCTGTGTCTCGGTCGGGCACCTCGATCAGGGTGGCCTCCGCCTCGGAGCGGAGCAGTTCGAGCACTGATCCGGCAACAGGGCGGGAACCCGGCTGGCAGATGATCACCGCCTGCTCACGGCCGGAGGACGCCGGCAGGAGACGATCGGGCAGACCGGGGCCGATCAGCACCTCCGACGCGTCATCGACCGCTATCCGGGCGCAACCGACCACCTCGGCAACCACCTCGCCGACCGGGCGGTCCGCGTCGATCCTGTAGTGAGCGGCCTGGTGGTAGAGGCTGTGGCGAACGGCCAGGATCTCCGCCAATCGGGATGCCACATCCGAACCTGCCAGCAACGGACGGTCCTCGCCCCCTATACGACCGGCGAGCACTCCGGCGGGCGCGTCCAGCCACGCCACCACTCCGGAGCGGCGCATAGCTTCAACACCGGCCGGGTCGAGGACCACACCCCCGCCGGTCGCTATCACCCGGCCTGTGCCGCCCCGTCCCGGCTCCGCGGACAGGCGGCGTATCTCGGCGCCCTCCATCTCACGAAAAGCCGCCTCGCCCTGCTCATCGACGACGCCTGCGATGGACTTGCCGGCTCGCGCCTCCACCATCGAGTCGACATCGATGAACCGGCGATCCGTGGTAGCAGCGATGCAACGACCGACCGTGCTCTTCCCGCTGCCCATCATGCCGACGAGCCAGAGGATCCCCATCGCCCTACCTAGCCCTGATTGTTCCTGTCCCCAGCACACCCACGCGGATCAGGCCACTTCAACCACATCATTTGCCAGCGGCCACCCTTCGCCCGGCGTTTGATCCCACACCCGGCCGGAAGAGGGGGCTTGCCAAATGGCCATGACCCCGGGTCAGGAGCACGGAACACCCATTTCGGTCACCCGGACTAACCCCCACCATGAACAATTGGGGCTAAGGGCACCATCAGAACGTGCGGATACGGTGCCGGTAGGAGGTCACGTTGACAACGAAGTCCTCCACCGTGTCGCCGCCGAACTTCCGTTGGAGCTCCTGGGCCGCCACGATGGCCACCATCTGTTCGGCCACCACGCCGGCGGCCGGCACCGCACAGACATCGGAACGCTCCCGGAAGGCAACCTCGGGCTCCTTCGTCACCACGTTCACGGTGGGAAGCG includes these proteins:
- a CDS encoding bifunctional shikimate kinase/3-dehydroquinate synthase, with product MGILWLVGMMGSGKSTVGRCIAATTDRRFIDVDSMVEARAGKSIAGVVDEQGEAAFREMEGAEIRRLSAEPGRGGTGRVIATGGGVVLDPAGVEAMRRSGVVAWLDAPAGVLAGRIGGEDRPLLAGSDVASRLAEILAVRHSLYHQAAHYRIDADRPVGEVVAEVVGCARIAVDDASEVLIGPGLPDRLLPASSGREQAVIICQPGSRPVAGSVLELLRSEAEATLIEVPDRDTAKSVDTLAVLYSRLAELNLGRHDAIVGVGGGAVTDLAGFVAATWLRGIESVLVPTTLLGAVDASIGGKTGINVMGKNLVGSFWHPSRVAISLDVLSRLPEPLLLEGSAEAVKAGFIADPRLVDLFMEHGPSFPMAEVVSRAVAVKAEVVSEDFRETGRRAILNFGHTLGHGIEVVCGLSHGHAVAVGMVAAAAVSADRLGFDESRVRVPLERLGLPTRVDTADSDAILRIVQRDKKRTATGLRMVLLSDIGDPVVEYVDEAALRLGLAAVGLAG